In Triticum urartu cultivar G1812 chromosome 6, Tu2.1, whole genome shotgun sequence, the following proteins share a genomic window:
- the LOC125515422 gene encoding GDSL esterase/lipase At5g33370-like — protein sequence MAASSWQVALLAVALCLLPALPAAGAARAFFIFGDSLVDNGNNNYLMTSARADSWPYGIDTPDHRATGRFSNGKNVVDLISEQIGSVPVLPYLSPELDGENLLVGANFASAGIGILNDTGIQFANIIRISKQLTYFEQYKHRLAKLYGPERAARVVGGALTLITLGGNDFVNNYYLVPYSARSREFSLPDYIKYILSEYKQVLRRIHGLGARRILVTGVGPIGCVPAELAMHSLDGSCDPELQRASEAYNPQMEAMLNQLNAEVGSGNGNGAVFVAVNTRRAHDDFIADPKAYGFVTATEACCGQGRFNGIGICTMVSSLCANRDEYVFWDAFHPTERANRLIAQNYLTGSTDYISPMNLSTILHLDRHLHD from the exons ATGGCGGCCTCCTCGTGGCAAGTGGCCCTTCTCGCCGTCGCGCTCTGCCTGCTCCCCGCACTGCCGGCGGCGGGCGCGGCCCGGGCCTTCTTCATCTTCGGCGACTCGCTGGTGGACAACGGCAACAACAACTACCTCATGACGTCGGCGCGCGCCGACTCGTGGCCCTACGGCATCGACACCCCGGACCACCGCGCCACGGGGAGGTTCTCCAATGGCAAGAACGTCGTCGACCTCATCA GCGAGCAGATAGGATCCGTGCCGGTGCTGCCGTATCTTAGCCCCGAGCTGGACGGCGAGAACCTGCTCGTCGGCGCCAACTTCGCCTCCGCCGGCATCGGAATCCTCAACGACACCGGCATCCAGTTC GCCAACATCATCCGGATCTCGAAGCAGCTGACCTACTTCGAGCAGTACAAGCACCGGCTGGCCAAGCTCTACGGCCCGGAGCGGGCGGCGCGGGTGGTCGGCGGCGCGCTGACGCTCATCACGCTCGGCGGCAACGACTTCGTCAACAACTACTACCTGGTGCCCTACTCGGCCCGCTCCCGGGAGTTCTCCCTCCCCGACTACATCAAGTACATTTTGTCCGAGTACAAGCAGGTGCTCCGCCGCATCCACGGCCTCGGCGCGCGCCGCATCCTCGTCACCGGCGTCGGCCCCATCGGCTGCGTGCCCGCCGAGCTCGCCATGCACAGCCTCGACGGCAGCTGCGACCCCGAGCTGCAGCGCGCGTCCGAGGCCTACAACCCGCAGATGGAGGCCATGCTCAACCAGCTCAACGCCGAGGTCGGCAGCGGGAACGGCAACGGCGCGGTGTTCGTGGCAGTGAACACGCGCCGCGCGCACGACGACTTCATCGCCGACCCCAAGGCATACGGCTTCGTCACCGCCACCGAGGCCTGCTGCGGCCAGGGCCGGTTCAACGGCATCGGCATCTGCACCATGGTGTCCAGCCTCTGCGCCAACCGCGACGAGTACGTGTTCTGGGACGCCTTCCACCCCACGGAGCGCGCCAACCGCCTCATCGCCCAGAACTACCTCACCGGCTCCACCGACTACATCTCCCCCATGAACCTCTCCACCATCCTCCATCTCGACCGCCACCTCCACGACTAG